In Risungbinella massiliensis, a single window of DNA contains:
- a CDS encoding branched-chain amino acid ABC transporter permease, whose amino-acid sequence MENQKTKFYESKLGQAILLFLFILATSTSVFLLEKTVIGFLLLFGSLLALYFLQFPTWGKWVICILLLAGVIPFVTYFSPSQQAYMEVAVQAGIYVAMALGLNIVVGFAGLLDLGFVAFFAIGAYTYGIFVSPQAKELFPDFSLFPLGGEWFWAFIVIGALVAALFGVLLGVPVLRVKGDYLAIVTLGFGEIIRLVFNNLDKPINVTNGALGINSIEQPTLAGYTFSFSSEIYFIVLVILLAVFIVVQNLEHSKMGRAWKAIRDDEIAAQAMGVPLVRTKLWAFAIGASFSGMMGVLFAAKNQYVSPESFGLLESITILVMVILGGMGSIPGVILGAFVITALNLQILNEVTMFLKSTFPNLPTALDPAKMQRFLFGIVLVCIAVFRPQGLIPAKNRAVDAQKLKQTDINTTTQQETMST is encoded by the coding sequence ATGGAGAATCAGAAAACCAAATTTTATGAAAGCAAGTTAGGCCAAGCGATCCTCTTATTTCTCTTTATTCTTGCCACTTCTACCAGTGTCTTCTTGTTAGAAAAGACCGTCATTGGATTTCTACTCTTATTTGGCTCCCTCTTAGCACTCTATTTCCTACAGTTCCCTACTTGGGGAAAATGGGTTATCTGCATCTTATTACTCGCAGGTGTCATCCCATTTGTCACCTATTTCAGTCCTTCGCAACAAGCTTATATGGAAGTAGCCGTACAAGCAGGTATTTATGTGGCAATGGCCCTCGGTCTCAACATTGTGGTGGGATTTGCAGGACTACTTGATCTTGGGTTTGTCGCTTTCTTCGCCATTGGAGCATACACTTATGGGATCTTTGTTTCGCCCCAAGCCAAAGAGTTATTCCCTGACTTTAGCCTCTTTCCTCTAGGAGGTGAGTGGTTCTGGGCATTTATTGTCATAGGAGCATTAGTAGCAGCACTATTTGGTGTTTTACTAGGAGTACCGGTACTTCGGGTAAAAGGTGATTATCTCGCCATCGTAACACTCGGTTTTGGGGAAATTATTCGCCTCGTCTTTAATAACCTAGATAAACCAATCAATGTTACGAACGGAGCACTTGGAATTAATAGTATTGAACAACCCACGCTAGCTGGATATACGTTTAGCTTCTCCAGTGAAATTTACTTTATTGTCCTAGTAATCCTACTTGCAGTATTTATTGTCGTACAAAATTTGGAGCATTCCAAAATGGGGCGTGCTTGGAAAGCGATTCGCGATGATGAGATTGCCGCTCAAGCAATGGGCGTTCCGCTAGTACGTACCAAACTGTGGGCCTTTGCCATTGGAGCATCTTTCTCTGGAATGATGGGCGTACTCTTTGCTGCCAAAAATCAATATGTAAGTCCTGAGAGCTTTGGTCTTTTAGAATCAATCACGATTTTGGTGATGGTCATCTTAGGCGGAATGGGGAGTATTCCTGGCGTTATTTTAGGTGCTTTTGTCATTACCGCCCTCAATCTTCAAATACTGAACGAAGTAACCATGTTTCTAAAATCAACTTTCCCTAACTTACCGACAGCTCTTGATCCAGCCAAAATGCAACGTTTCCTCTTTGGAATCGTCCTCGTCTGTATCGCAGTCTTCCGACCACAAGGCTTGATCCCAGCCAAAAATCGTGCAGTCGATGCTCAGAAATTGAAACAAACAGATATCAATACCACCACACAACAGGAAACTATGTCAACCTAA
- a CDS encoding ABC transporter ATP-binding protein, giving the protein MAILETKQLTKRFGGLTAVSQVDLSVREKSITTVIGPNGAGKTTFFNMITGIYEPDEGTIHFNGQSLIGKKPNEVAARGIARTFQNIRLFKEMTVLENVLVGMHSHLQTHFLGMFFSLPGTKKKELAAQKEAYALLRYVGLEEFLNDTAKNLPYGAQRRLEIARALALKPNILLLDEPAAGMNPRETRELTQLIKQIRDELHITMILIEHDMKLVMEISEDIIVLDHGEKIAAGTPDEIRNHPKVIEAYLGKGAVS; this is encoded by the coding sequence ATGGCGATTTTAGAGACGAAACAGCTAACCAAGCGCTTTGGTGGACTAACAGCAGTAAGTCAGGTAGATCTATCTGTACGAGAAAAATCGATTACTACCGTAATTGGACCAAATGGAGCAGGAAAGACAACCTTCTTTAATATGATTACGGGAATCTATGAACCTGATGAAGGTACCATTCACTTTAATGGACAATCGCTCATTGGAAAAAAACCAAATGAAGTAGCCGCAAGAGGCATCGCACGTACATTCCAAAATATCCGTCTGTTTAAGGAAATGACGGTACTCGAAAATGTTCTTGTTGGGATGCACTCCCATCTCCAAACTCATTTTTTAGGGATGTTCTTTTCCTTACCGGGGACCAAGAAAAAAGAGTTAGCTGCTCAAAAAGAGGCCTACGCTCTATTGCGCTATGTGGGGTTAGAAGAATTCCTCAATGATACCGCCAAAAACCTCCCTTACGGTGCACAAAGACGATTAGAAATCGCTCGTGCACTAGCACTTAAACCCAATATTTTATTATTAGATGAGCCAGCAGCAGGAATGAATCCACGAGAAACCCGAGAACTGACTCAGTTGATCAAGCAAATACGCGATGAACTTCACATTACAATGATCTTGATCGAACATGATATGAAACTTGTGATGGAGATATCCGAAGATATTATCGTATTGGATCACGGAGAAAAGATCGCCGCAGGAACTCCCGATGAGATTCGAAACCATCCAAAAGTAATCGAAGCATATCTTGGGAAAGGAGCTGTTTCGTAA
- a CDS encoding ABC transporter ATP-binding protein translates to MSLLELQQVNAYYDQIRALHDLTLDVQEREIVTLIGSNGAGKSTTLKAICGQVKTTGKVLFADREITPLATHQVAQLGISHVPEGRRIFPKLTVKENLEMGAFSVRDKKVVQERIERVFDYFPRIKERLHQQGGTMSGGEQQMLAIGRALMSGPKLLLLDEPSMGLAPVIVEQIFEIIQELNKEGMTILLVEQNAYQALQIAHRGYVIQTGKITLGDTATNLLGNEQVKEAYLA, encoded by the coding sequence ATGAGTCTATTGGAGCTACAGCAAGTAAATGCTTACTATGACCAAATCCGTGCTTTACATGATTTGACGTTGGATGTTCAAGAAAGAGAAATCGTAACCTTGATTGGCTCCAATGGTGCAGGAAAATCTACTACTCTGAAAGCAATCTGTGGACAGGTAAAGACGACGGGAAAAGTCCTTTTTGCCGATCGAGAAATAACACCACTTGCCACCCATCAAGTAGCTCAACTTGGGATTTCCCATGTACCAGAAGGTCGCCGAATCTTCCCAAAACTAACCGTCAAAGAAAACTTAGAGATGGGAGCTTTTTCTGTTCGTGATAAGAAGGTTGTTCAAGAACGTATAGAGCGTGTCTTTGACTATTTCCCACGGATCAAGGAACGACTTCACCAGCAAGGTGGAACGATGAGTGGTGGGGAACAGCAAATGCTGGCAATCGGGCGGGCCCTCATGAGCGGGCCCAAACTCCTTTTGCTAGATGAACCATCCATGGGACTGGCGCCTGTCATTGTGGAGCAAATTTTTGAGATTATCCAAGAACTAAACAAAGAAGGGATGACCATCTTGCTGGTGGAACAAAACGCCTATCAAGCCCTTCAAATCGCCCATCGTGGCTATGTCATCCAGACAGGCAAGATTACACTTGGGGACACAGCAACTAACCTTCTAGGTAATGAACAGGTCAAAGAAGCATATCTCGCTTGA